A stretch of Natronococcus sp. CG52 DNA encodes these proteins:
- a CDS encoding DUF5788 family protein — MQEYERKQLLERVEREGATVGADIPETITVQGEVIDLRTFVFEIKRRETVPPGERDRVEQAKRNLRRERVERLEAIEEDDISCEEGEELAQGIIGIDRALNALENLGPTDLEREQQAKQAADTKRWMSFLKKALGEEGSASARRGP; from the coding sequence GTGCAAGAGTACGAGCGAAAGCAACTGCTCGAGCGCGTCGAGCGCGAGGGCGCGACCGTCGGCGCGGACATCCCGGAGACGATCACCGTTCAGGGGGAGGTAATCGACCTCCGGACGTTCGTCTTCGAGATCAAGCGCCGCGAAACGGTGCCGCCCGGCGAGCGCGACCGCGTCGAGCAGGCCAAACGGAACCTGCGACGCGAGCGCGTCGAGCGCCTCGAGGCGATCGAGGAGGACGATATCAGCTGCGAGGAGGGCGAAGAGCTCGCCCAGGGGATCATCGGCATCGACCGGGCGCTGAACGCCCTCGAGAACCTCGGCCCGACGGACCTCGAGCGCGAACAGCAGGCGAAGCAGGCCGCCGACACGAAGCGCTGGATGTCCTTCCTGAAGAAGGCGCTCGGGGAGGAAGGTAGCGCCAGCGCGCGGAGGGGTCCGTGA
- a CDS encoding rhomboid family intramembrane serine protease, with protein MATCDVCGKEESMPYNCRHCGGTYCSEHRLPENHDCTRLNNWNDPQGVFDSGFDDSVQNGGTSKTSSLMDKIPIDTGPGGPLAYFRGNATYTFLALMWITFALQWITILIGGLSLHGALFTLSTENPEYVWTWISSIFAHSPFGIFHIVFNSIVIFFFGPLVERYVGSKKFAILFIVSGALAGLGQVGISAVQGVPSSVLGASGAALAIMGVLTILNPNLKVYLYFILPVPIWLLAAGTAVISVFFIGTGGGGNIAHAAHLVGLVIGLAYGEYIKRTQNVRTQDQFQLGGGGPGGPGGPGGPGGPGGRRRF; from the coding sequence ATGGCCACGTGCGACGTGTGTGGGAAAGAGGAGAGCATGCCCTACAACTGCCGGCATTGTGGGGGCACCTACTGCAGTGAACACCGACTGCCGGAGAACCACGACTGTACGAGACTCAACAACTGGAACGATCCCCAGGGGGTCTTCGACAGCGGCTTCGACGACAGCGTTCAGAACGGCGGAACGTCGAAGACCTCGAGTCTGATGGACAAGATCCCCATCGACACCGGGCCGGGCGGCCCGCTGGCGTACTTCCGCGGGAACGCGACCTACACGTTCCTCGCGCTGATGTGGATCACATTCGCGCTCCAGTGGATCACGATCCTGATCGGCGGACTGTCGCTACACGGCGCGCTGTTCACTCTCTCGACGGAAAATCCCGAGTACGTCTGGACGTGGATCTCCTCCATCTTCGCACACAGCCCGTTTGGAATCTTCCACATCGTCTTCAACAGCATCGTGATCTTCTTCTTCGGCCCGCTGGTCGAGCGCTACGTCGGCTCGAAGAAGTTCGCAATACTGTTCATCGTCAGCGGCGCGCTTGCCGGTCTCGGGCAGGTCGGAATCTCGGCCGTGCAGGGCGTCCCCTCAAGCGTTCTCGGCGCCAGCGGCGCCGCACTCGCGATCATGGGCGTGCTCACGATTCTGAACCCGAATCTCAAGGTCTACCTCTACTTCATCCTCCCCGTTCCGATCTGGCTGCTCGCGGCCGGGACGGCGGTGATCAGCGTCTTCTTCATCGGCACCGGCGGCGGCGGCAACATCGCCCACGCGGCCCACCTCGTGGGGCTCGTGATCGGGCTCGCCTACGGCGAGTACATCAAGCGAACCCAGAACGTTCGAACGCAGGACCAGTTCCAGCTCGGCGGCGGCGGTCCCGGTGGACCGGGCGGTCCGGGCGGCCCCGGCGGGCCCGGCGGCCGACGACGCTTCTGA
- a CDS encoding endonuclease V: MNASRPDLVPDASLERDDMEALQREIANAAVFEDDIAFDPAVLGDPLAASSSPDEPPVVAGVDQSFLTDADGEQDRALSAVVAMQGGEVIERIHAVTPLEIPYIPGLLSFREGRPILDALEALSASPDLLLFDGSGRIHFRQAGIATHMGVVLDVPSIGVAKSLLCGSPREETENLPEGSRVAIESNSRVDVPDGTLLGYAVQTRQYDSPDRYINPLYVSPGHRVGPETAADVALALSSSYKLPEPVRLADSYADEAKRGLDE; this comes from the coding sequence ATGAACGCGTCCCGTCCCGACCTCGTTCCCGACGCCTCGCTCGAGCGCGACGACATGGAAGCCCTCCAGCGCGAGATTGCCAACGCTGCGGTTTTCGAAGACGATATCGCGTTCGACCCCGCGGTGCTCGGCGACCCGCTCGCCGCGTCCTCGAGTCCCGACGAACCGCCGGTCGTCGCCGGCGTCGATCAGTCCTTTCTCACCGACGCCGACGGGGAGCAGGATCGCGCCCTGAGCGCCGTCGTCGCGATGCAGGGCGGCGAGGTGATCGAACGCATCCACGCGGTGACGCCCCTCGAGATCCCCTACATTCCCGGCCTGCTTTCGTTTCGAGAGGGGCGGCCGATCCTCGACGCGCTCGAGGCGCTCTCGGCGTCGCCGGATCTGCTCCTGTTCGACGGCAGCGGCCGGATTCACTTCCGGCAGGCGGGGATCGCGACCCACATGGGCGTCGTCCTCGACGTCCCGAGTATCGGCGTCGCCAAGAGCCTGCTCTGTGGCAGCCCCCGCGAGGAGACCGAGAACCTGCCCGAGGGGTCCCGGGTGGCCATCGAGTCGAACTCGAGAGTCGACGTACCCGACGGCACCTTGCTCGGCTACGCGGTACAGACGCGACAGTACGACTCTCCCGATCGGTACATCAACCCGCTGTACGTCAGTCCCGGCCACCGCGTCGGCCCGGAAACGGCCGCCGACGTCGCCCTGGCGCTTTCCTCGTCGTACAAGCTCCCCGAACCCGTCCGGCTGGCCGACAGCTACGCCGACGAGGCGAAGCGAGGGCTCGACGAGTAG
- a CDS encoding SDR family oxidoreductase, producing MAIAEEADDEAGDDGTAAADDSRRETETSTTADDRYTRKRCVLITGCSSGIGHATARAFLEKDWQVIATARNADDIADLAEAGCTTLELDVTDPDQVAEVVERTVEIGGAIDCLVNNAGYAQMGPLEDVSTVDLHRQFDVNVYGPHRLARAALPHMRAQGEGRIINVSSVAGRVSFPGSGAYSGSKHALEAMSDSLRAEIEEFGIDVVLIEPGPVETEFTDRVDEELPESQRTPAYESLYELYDEAQLIGGGQGGPFASTPREVAVAIVESAIRSEPPARYPVGPLGQAGVYARFLPDRLQDAVYGLVRKLV from the coding sequence ATGGCCATCGCTGAGGAAGCCGACGATGAGGCGGGGGACGACGGAACCGCCGCAGCAGATGACTCCAGGCGGGAAACGGAGACGAGCACGACCGCCGACGATCGTTACACGCGCAAGCGGTGCGTGCTGATCACCGGCTGCTCGTCGGGAATCGGACACGCGACCGCTCGAGCCTTCCTCGAGAAGGACTGGCAGGTGATCGCGACCGCTCGGAACGCCGACGATATCGCGGATCTCGCCGAGGCGGGCTGTACGACGCTCGAACTCGACGTCACCGATCCGGATCAGGTCGCCGAGGTCGTCGAACGAACCGTCGAGATCGGCGGCGCGATCGACTGTCTCGTCAACAACGCCGGCTACGCCCAGATGGGGCCGCTCGAGGACGTCTCGACGGTCGACCTCCACCGGCAGTTCGACGTCAACGTCTACGGCCCGCACCGCCTCGCTCGCGCCGCCCTACCGCACATGCGCGCACAGGGCGAGGGACGGATCATCAACGTCTCGAGCGTCGCCGGCCGGGTCTCGTTCCCGGGGTCGGGCGCCTACTCGGGATCGAAACACGCCCTCGAGGCGATGAGCGACTCGCTTCGCGCCGAGATCGAGGAGTTCGGCATCGATGTCGTGCTGATCGAGCCGGGCCCGGTCGAGACGGAGTTCACGGACCGAGTCGACGAGGAACTCCCCGAATCCCAGCGCACGCCGGCCTACGAGTCGCTGTACGAGCTCTACGACGAAGCGCAACTGATCGGCGGCGGACAGGGCGGTCCCTTCGCCTCCACGCCGAGGGAGGTTGCAGTGGCGATCGTCGAGTCCGCGATCCGTTCCGAGCCGCCGGCCCGGTATCCGGTCGGCCCGCTCGGCCAGGCCGGCGTGTACGCCCGCTTCCTCCCGGATCGACTCCAGGACGCGGTCTACGGACTCGTTCGAAAACTCGTCTGA